acaaacatatattttaaaaatttaagataatattgaaaaaatattttatttaaaacaattttattaaaaatcagttttaaaacatattttaaaatatataatttattaaagaatatCAGTTTGAAAAGATTAATCCATTGCagtttactttaaattttaaattcgtcttaaaattcatatttttcctaaaacaaagtcacacattttttattattgtatttataaaatattgaaaattttatctgataaatataatatatttaagggtaaattataatagtcacttttgtttgtctcaggttacatttttgttacttatatttgaaatgttacgttttagtcacttacgttattgtgttgtaacattttagtcattgaactgttaattgtcgttaacggtgtaacgatAAGTTGACGTGACAtgttaaatcacaatttcaaacaaaaattttaggttaaattatacaattagtccctatatttttttcattttgaacaacttaattttttttcttttatattcttttaactttctttttttttttctcattctcttttgcttcttcctctattttcctcccttctccatctcttttatgttaattttacttttcttttctttttctttttcttttatgttcctTCTCCCTTCCCCATATTCTAATGGCGATATATCAAGAGCTGCCTTAAATGACTTTCATGCAATCAAGCCCTTAAATCCATCATATGGTTGAATGCTACATGTTTGAAATCTCATTTCTTTGAACTAATTATATGGAaaagggagaagcagaagagaaaggaaaaaaaatgtagttaaaagaacataaaaggaaaaaattaaattgctcaaaatgaaaaaatatggagacCGAttattaacctaaattttttgtttgaaatgatgattaacgtgtcacgtcagcttaccgGTATACCGTTAACGGCAATTAacggctcaatgactaaaacgtaacatttcaaacataaatgactaaaatgtaacttaagataaacaaaagtgactatctTAATAATTTACCCTATGTACTGCGTAGAAAACtagtatatattaaaatgagaTGGTGACTAAGATAgctaaagaaaaagagaagtgGAGGAGGTCACGGAAGCTCGATTGTAACCCATAAATCATGAGATTATCACTCACATTTCTCCATGCAACCTGAAAcacgtttttattttatattttttaatttctaaaagtCGAGCCAAATTGTGTCTGATTATTAGCCTCCATCATCATAAACATACCCCATGTATTTGGCTCTCTCTCTCTGTGGAAATGGGAAATGGATTGCAAATTAAAGCAACTTACTTGATGAGCACAAACtgcaaatttctattttaatatttgaaaaagagGAGTCAATAGTTGTACTGTAGACTTTTgattcaatatatattaaaatggatCTGTTTGTTTGCTTCCGTtgtgggtttttctttttttcatgaCAACTAACTCGATGCataaatttataactaaaaGTCAATAATCCCATGTGATCTGATTTATTTctttgtaaataagaaaaaggaccaaaataTCTCAATGGGAGATGGATTTTGCAGATAAAAATGGCTAACCTGCTGTAGgataactataaaaataaataaaaccacaACCTTATAAGCAACACATGACATCACTTTAGACGTCATTTTCGATTTAGTCAAACCAATGAATTATGAACCCACGTACGAAAGAATTTTAACATTACACCATGTAAATGAAATGGGAGTGGGACCATGGAAATGATAAGTTCCAAACATTGAACCAGCCAAGACAGTTGGCTGAACCATAGAGAGCGCCGCCGTCCTTGAACAAACCCCACCACCACCCCAGTCAACTGAAGGCATCTTCTTCCATTAACTGTTGGTGGGTCTATGTTCACATGGGATTTAATTAATAGGACAAAACAGTTTCCACTCATCACCTTCCCACCATTACATGACAGATTCCCTATCCCAACATCATATGGTAGAAATAAAAACCAAGGTAAATAATAACACTAACTTATTTATGAGACAATCACATTCTATTTGTAAATCGGTAACAGGATTGCAGGATCATGGGGGCTTTCCTGGTTTTTTTATTGAAGCCCAGATGAAAACCTGTTAAAACTTACTAAACTTCTACATCTACAAACATGAGAAAAACAAACcaagtaaaaaacaaaagggCTTTTTTGCTGGTGCTCATTAGTACTTAAGTGGGGGAGACTTTTGTTACTGGAACCAGATTGAAACATCCTGCTTTGGCATGGAATCCATCCCAACTGCATGCAGATCTTCCTTGTAATCGAAAGAAGCCAAATCGAATGAAGACCCGAACATCAACTGGAAGCTGTTGTTGTTATTGTGGTTGCTGTCTAATGGAGAATTCAAGCCCTTAAACCGCTCAAACTGAGCTTCCCCTTGTGAGAACATCTGATGATTATGGAGCATGCTGGAGTCCTCGAAGAAGTTTCCTTCCATCATGACTCCTTGACCACGGAAGAATTCATCTTGCTGATGTTGGATTTTCGGCTGAAGAACGTTTTGACCTTTGGTAACTAGATTGTTACTAGGATTCATGTTCTTGTTCCCTTGAATGTTGTTATCATATACTGACATGAGTTCGCCGATCGTTTTCTGCCCGTCTTCTGGAACTCCAAGTCCAGATAGATCAAAGGGTGTTGAGACAGATGTAACCTGCGGTGCAGCCGGCTTGGATTGTCCGAATTGCCGAGGAAAAATAACTGGTTTTAATTCATTAACATTGAAATTCGAACCACCAAACTGTGCAGAGGAGTTCCTATATGGACAAGTCAATTGATGATTGTCCCTGGCAGTCCTATCATGAAAACCCAAACGAAATTCACTGTAAGGGCACTGGAGGAATTCACAAGTGTAGATTTTTTGTTCAACCATGTTTAAATCATTGGATGGTTTCCTCTTTCGCGTGAAATCCAAATTACTGACAACTTCCCCCTTAGTCGAATAAGGTGGTTGTTGGATAGCCCTCATTCTCTCCATGACCAAATTAGAACTGATAGTCCTGGGTTTGCGCTCTTGCACATCGAAGTTCGGCTCATCCTCAACACCTTCAACATCATACTCACTGCAGTCATTTATAACCAAAGATACATTTCCACCACCTGAGGACAAAGGTGGGCAGGAATCAGGGTAAAGTTCTCGGGCCAAGGCTTCCTCCTGG
The Gossypium raimondii isolate GPD5lz chromosome 8, ASM2569854v1, whole genome shotgun sequence DNA segment above includes these coding regions:
- the LOC105792376 gene encoding protein ETHYLENE INSENSITIVE 3, whose product is MMMFDEMGICGDMDFFSAPLGEKDVAASQIEPEATVEDDYSDEEIDVDELERRMWRDKMRLKRIKEQNKCKEGIDIAKQRLSQEQARRKKMSRAQDGILKYMLKMMEVCKAQGFVYGIIPEKGKPVTGASDNLREWWKDKVRFDRNGPAAIAKYQADNSIPGKNDGCNSIGPTPHTLQELQDTTLGSLLSALMQHCDPPQRRFPLEKGVPPPWWPTGNEEWWPQLGLPEDQGPPPYKKPHDLKKAWKVGVLTAVIKHISPDIAKIRKLVRQSKCLQDKMTAKESSTWLAIINQEEALARELYPDSCPPLSSGGGNVSLVINDCSEYDVEGVEDEPNFDVQERKPRTISSNLVMERMRAIQQPPYSTKGEVVSNLDFTRKRKPSNDLNMVEQKIYTCEFLQCPYSEFRLGFHDRTARDNHQLTCPYRNSSAQFGGSNFNVNELKPVIFPRQFGQSKPAAPQVTSVSTPFDLSGLGVPEDGQKTIGELMSVYDNNIQGNKNMNPSNNLVTKGQNVLQPKIQHQQDEFFRGQGVMMEGNFFEDSSMLHNHQMFSQGEAQFERFKGLNSPLDSNHNNNNSFQLMFGSSFDLASFDYKEDLHAVGMDSMPKQDVSIWFQ